Proteins from a genomic interval of Arachis hypogaea cultivar Tifrunner chromosome 10, arahy.Tifrunner.gnm2.J5K5, whole genome shotgun sequence:
- the LOC112715573 gene encoding uncharacterized protein isoform X10 encodes MASQNEGTKQMNSEGNPKRKRLRTLSQIESQRSPLKMRSPVKNSGKIQFTSAYALLKQFQIKREHVLAVCGDSSKHETRKKGKMSTKKVTRVGDEGQSKMPTKKITNNKDKVINEDEGQIKMPTKKSIEENHVVNMKANEHEALGGKKLTRKKVPMKNSKAEDGKANMNSNDGDGQSKKPTDKKMLMKKSNEEDGNEEEQHKIESLIPAMTLDEFFKKYGISLDENDEEYEYDNDDHNPSVGDSSDSQHVIFEIGTKRKKARGPTQLKHIHAMETPIELTWYNGRPIGPTKTQVQLFSRFLGTLARNSNLVTLLYTNWQAVSSETKTSMLDYAKSKYNIPSDAEPWVIDTIGEAWKQFKKRIKKCHYTPYSSFREMMKNRPMTIPELHFRKLVQFWRLDISKRAKKEDNEDPSQAEMFVVTRTNKKGETDSGTQETIDHIQNLKQAGYSDDDAVQTVFGKERHGRVRFYGRSVTKSSLKKDKQIRQMQQQHTEVVSTMEKNQTNLTSKLDGLTNLIKTLLQQVNPGMSAEQVQVMIEAAQQSPPDASSAPNDARRSIPPSLGSNHVSKDFEEDMM; translated from the exons ATGGCATCTCAAAATGAAGGAACTAAGCA GATGAACAGTGAAGGAAATCCCAAAAGAAAAAGGCTCAGGACCCTTTCACAAATAGAGTCACAAAGAAGTCCCTTGAAGATGAGGAGTCCAgtaaaaaattcaggaaaaattCAATTCACAAGTGCTTATGCATTGCTGAAACAATTTCAAATCAAAAGGGAACATGTTCTAGCTGTATGTGGGGATAGTAGCAAACATGAGACAAGGAAAAAGGGCAAGATGTCAACAAAGAAGGTGACAAGAGTTGGCGATGAAGGTCAAAGCAAAATGCCAACCAAGAAGATAACAAACAACAAGGACAAGGTGATCAATGAAGATGAGGGTCAAATCAAGATGCCAACGAAGAAATCCATAGAAGAAAATCATGTAGTCAATATGAAAGCCAATGAACATGAGGCCCTAGGTGGGAAGAAGCTGACTAGGAAGAAGGTGCCAATGAAGAATTCAAAGGCAGAAGATGGTAAAGCCAATATGAATTCCAATGACGGTGATGGTCAAAGCAAGAAGCCGACCGATAAGAAGATGCTAATGAAGAAATCAAATGAAGAAGATGGCAACGAAGAAGAACAACACAAGATTGAGTCTCTTATCCCAGCTATGACTCtagatgaattcttcaaaaaatATGGGATATCATTGGACGAAAACGATGAAGAATATGAATATGATAATGATGATCACAATCCAAGTGTTGGGGATAGTAGTGACAGTCAACACG TGATATTCGAAATAGGTACTAAAAGGAAAAAAGCTCGTGGTCCCACCCAACTCAAGCATATTCATGCCATGGAGACTCCAATAGAGTTAACATGGTACAATGGCAGACCCATAGGCCCAACAAAGACACAAGTTCAACTATTTAGTCGGTTCTTGGGCACACTTGCAAGAAACTCTAATTTGGTCACCTTATTATATACTAATTGGCAAGCTGTGTCAAGTGAGACTAAAACTTCAATGTTGGATTATGCAAAG TCCAAATATAACATCCCTAGTGATGCTGAGCCTTGGGTGATAGATACCATCGGAGAAGCATGGAAGCAATTTAAGAAACGCATAAAAAAATGTCACTATACACCATACAGCTCATTCAGAGAGATGATGAAAAATCGTCCAATGACTATACCTGAActgcattttcgaaaattagttcaattttggAGGCTTGATATCAGCAAA CGTGCAAAGAAAGAGGACAACGAAGATCCATCACAAGCTGAGATGTTTGTTGTAACTCGTACAAACAAAAAAGGAGAGACTGATTCAGGAACACAAGAGACGATT GATCATATTCAAAATTTGAAACAAGCAGGATACAGTGATGATGATGCAGTTCAAACAGTTTTTGGAAAGGAAAGACATGGTAGAGTTCGTTTCTATGGTCGATCAGTCACAAAATCCTCTCTTAAAAAGGATAAGCAGATCCGACAAATGCAACAACAACATACTGAAGTGGTTTCAACTATGGAGAAAAATCAAACTAACTTAACTTCCAAGTTGGATGGTTTAACAAACTTGATTAAAACGTTGTTGCAACAAGTCAATCCTGGTATGAGTGCAGAACAAGTGCAAGTAATGATAGAAGCCGCCCAACAATCTCCACCTGATGCGAGTAGTGCACCAAATGATGCGCGGCGAAGCATTCCTCCTTCACTTGGATCGAACCATGTATCAAAGGATTTCGAA
- the LOC112715573 gene encoding uncharacterized protein isoform X9, whose translation MASQNEGTKQMNSEGNPKRKRLRTLSQIESQRSPLKMRSPVKNSGKIQFTSAYALLKQFQIKREHVLAVCGDSSKHETRKKGKMSTKKVTRVGDEGQSKMPTKKITNNKDKVINEDEGQIKMPTKKSIEENHVVNMKANEHEALGGKKLTRKKVPMKNSKAEDGKANMNSNDGDGQSKKPTDKKMLMKKSNEEDGNEEEQHKIESLIPAMTLDEFFKKYGISLDENDEEYEYDNDDHNPSVGDSSDSQHVIFEIGTKRKKARGPTQLKHIHAMETPIELTWYNGRPIGPTKTQVQLFSRFLGTLARNSNLVTLLYTNWQAVSSETKTSMLDYAKSKYNIPSDAEPWVIDTIGEAWKQFKKRIKKCHYTPYSSFREMMKNRPMTIPELHFRKLVQFWRLDISKRAKKEDNEDPSQAEMFVVTRTNKKGETDSGTQETIDHIQNLKQAGYSDDDAVQTVFGKERHGRVRFYGRSVTKSSLKKDKQIRQMQQQHTEVVSTMEKNQTNLTSKLDGLTNLIKTLLQQVNPGMSAEQVQVMIEAAQQSPPDASSAPNDARRSIPPSLGSNHVSKDFEQEDMM comes from the exons ATGGCATCTCAAAATGAAGGAACTAAGCA GATGAACAGTGAAGGAAATCCCAAAAGAAAAAGGCTCAGGACCCTTTCACAAATAGAGTCACAAAGAAGTCCCTTGAAGATGAGGAGTCCAgtaaaaaattcaggaaaaattCAATTCACAAGTGCTTATGCATTGCTGAAACAATTTCAAATCAAAAGGGAACATGTTCTAGCTGTATGTGGGGATAGTAGCAAACATGAGACAAGGAAAAAGGGCAAGATGTCAACAAAGAAGGTGACAAGAGTTGGCGATGAAGGTCAAAGCAAAATGCCAACCAAGAAGATAACAAACAACAAGGACAAGGTGATCAATGAAGATGAGGGTCAAATCAAGATGCCAACGAAGAAATCCATAGAAGAAAATCATGTAGTCAATATGAAAGCCAATGAACATGAGGCCCTAGGTGGGAAGAAGCTGACTAGGAAGAAGGTGCCAATGAAGAATTCAAAGGCAGAAGATGGTAAAGCCAATATGAATTCCAATGACGGTGATGGTCAAAGCAAGAAGCCGACCGATAAGAAGATGCTAATGAAGAAATCAAATGAAGAAGATGGCAACGAAGAAGAACAACACAAGATTGAGTCTCTTATCCCAGCTATGACTCtagatgaattcttcaaaaaatATGGGATATCATTGGACGAAAACGATGAAGAATATGAATATGATAATGATGATCACAATCCAAGTGTTGGGGATAGTAGTGACAGTCAACACG TGATATTCGAAATAGGTACTAAAAGGAAAAAAGCTCGTGGTCCCACCCAACTCAAGCATATTCATGCCATGGAGACTCCAATAGAGTTAACATGGTACAATGGCAGACCCATAGGCCCAACAAAGACACAAGTTCAACTATTTAGTCGGTTCTTGGGCACACTTGCAAGAAACTCTAATTTGGTCACCTTATTATATACTAATTGGCAAGCTGTGTCAAGTGAGACTAAAACTTCAATGTTGGATTATGCAAAG TCCAAATATAACATCCCTAGTGATGCTGAGCCTTGGGTGATAGATACCATCGGAGAAGCATGGAAGCAATTTAAGAAACGCATAAAAAAATGTCACTATACACCATACAGCTCATTCAGAGAGATGATGAAAAATCGTCCAATGACTATACCTGAActgcattttcgaaaattagttcaattttggAGGCTTGATATCAGCAAA CGTGCAAAGAAAGAGGACAACGAAGATCCATCACAAGCTGAGATGTTTGTTGTAACTCGTACAAACAAAAAAGGAGAGACTGATTCAGGAACACAAGAGACGATT GATCATATTCAAAATTTGAAACAAGCAGGATACAGTGATGATGATGCAGTTCAAACAGTTTTTGGAAAGGAAAGACATGGTAGAGTTCGTTTCTATGGTCGATCAGTCACAAAATCCTCTCTTAAAAAGGATAAGCAGATCCGACAAATGCAACAACAACATACTGAAGTGGTTTCAACTATGGAGAAAAATCAAACTAACTTAACTTCCAAGTTGGATGGTTTAACAAACTTGATTAAAACGTTGTTGCAACAAGTCAATCCTGGTATGAGTGCAGAACAAGTGCAAGTAATGATAGAAGCCGCCCAACAATCTCCACCTGATGCGAGTAGTGCACCAAATGATGCGCGGCGAAGCATTCCTCCTTCACTTGGATCGAACCATGTATCAAAGGATTTCGAA
- the LOC112715573 gene encoding uncharacterized protein isoform X8, which translates to MNSEGNPKRKRLRTLSQIESQRSPLKMRSPVKNSGKIQFTSAYALLKQFQIKREHVLAVCGDSSKHETRKKGKMSTKKVTRVGDEGQSKMPTKKITNNKDKVINEDEGQIKMPTKKSIEENHVVNMKANEHEALGGKKLTRKKVPMKNSKAEDGKANMNSNDGDGQSKKPTDKKMLMKKSNEEDGNEEEQHKIESLIPAMTLDEFFKKYGISLDENDEEYEYDNDDHNPSVGDSSDSQHGTKRKKARGPTQLKHIHAMETPIELTWYNGRPIGPTKTQVQLFSRFLGTLARNSNLVTLLYTNWQAVSSETKTSMLDYAKSKYNIPSDAEPWVIDTIGEAWKQFKKRIKKCHYTPYSSFREMMKNRPMTIPELHFRKLVQFWRLDISKVISDINRENRSKQKWNHRMGPVSFELVRAELRAKKEDNEDPSQAEMFVVTRTNKKGETDSGTQETIDHIQNLKQAGYSDDDAVQTVFGKERHGRVRFYGRSVTKSSLKKDKQIRQMQQQHTEVVSTMEKNQTNLTSKLDGLTNLIKTLLQQVNPGMSAEQVQVMIEAAQQSPPDASSAPNDARRSIPPSLGSNHVSKDFEEDMM; encoded by the exons ATGAACAGTGAAGGAAATCCCAAAAGAAAAAGGCTCAGGACCCTTTCACAAATAGAGTCACAAAGAAGTCCCTTGAAGATGAGGAGTCCAgtaaaaaattcaggaaaaattCAATTCACAAGTGCTTATGCATTGCTGAAACAATTTCAAATCAAAAGGGAACATGTTCTAGCTGTATGTGGGGATAGTAGCAAACATGAGACAAGGAAAAAGGGCAAGATGTCAACAAAGAAGGTGACAAGAGTTGGCGATGAAGGTCAAAGCAAAATGCCAACCAAGAAGATAACAAACAACAAGGACAAGGTGATCAATGAAGATGAGGGTCAAATCAAGATGCCAACGAAGAAATCCATAGAAGAAAATCATGTAGTCAATATGAAAGCCAATGAACATGAGGCCCTAGGTGGGAAGAAGCTGACTAGGAAGAAGGTGCCAATGAAGAATTCAAAGGCAGAAGATGGTAAAGCCAATATGAATTCCAATGACGGTGATGGTCAAAGCAAGAAGCCGACCGATAAGAAGATGCTAATGAAGAAATCAAATGAAGAAGATGGCAACGAAGAAGAACAACACAAGATTGAGTCTCTTATCCCAGCTATGACTCtagatgaattcttcaaaaaatATGGGATATCATTGGACGAAAACGATGAAGAATATGAATATGATAATGATGATCACAATCCAAGTGTTGGGGATAGTAGTGACAGTCAACACG GTACTAAAAGGAAAAAAGCTCGTGGTCCCACCCAACTCAAGCATATTCATGCCATGGAGACTCCAATAGAGTTAACATGGTACAATGGCAGACCCATAGGCCCAACAAAGACACAAGTTCAACTATTTAGTCGGTTCTTGGGCACACTTGCAAGAAACTCTAATTTGGTCACCTTATTATATACTAATTGGCAAGCTGTGTCAAGTGAGACTAAAACTTCAATGTTGGATTATGCAAAG TCCAAATATAACATCCCTAGTGATGCTGAGCCTTGGGTGATAGATACCATCGGAGAAGCATGGAAGCAATTTAAGAAACGCATAAAAAAATGTCACTATACACCATACAGCTCATTCAGAGAGATGATGAAAAATCGTCCAATGACTATACCTGAActgcattttcgaaaattagttcaattttggAGGCTTGATATCAGCAAA GTTATTTCTGACATAAATCGTGAAAACAGATCCAAGCAAAAATGGAATCATCGAATGGGTCCAGTTAGTTTTGAGTTAGTACGGGCTGAATTG CGTGCAAAGAAAGAGGACAACGAAGATCCATCACAAGCTGAGATGTTTGTTGTAACTCGTACAAACAAAAAAGGAGAGACTGATTCAGGAACACAAGAGACGATT GATCATATTCAAAATTTGAAACAAGCAGGATACAGTGATGATGATGCAGTTCAAACAGTTTTTGGAAAGGAAAGACATGGTAGAGTTCGTTTCTATGGTCGATCAGTCACAAAATCCTCTCTTAAAAAGGATAAGCAGATCCGACAAATGCAACAACAACATACTGAAGTGGTTTCAACTATGGAGAAAAATCAAACTAACTTAACTTCCAAGTTGGATGGTTTAACAAACTTGATTAAAACGTTGTTGCAACAAGTCAATCCTGGTATGAGTGCAGAACAAGTGCAAGTAATGATAGAAGCCGCCCAACAATCTCCACCTGATGCGAGTAGTGCACCAAATGATGCGCGGCGAAGCATTCCTCCTTCACTTGGATCGAACCATGTATCAAAGGATTTCGAA
- the LOC112715573 gene encoding uncharacterized protein isoform X5, with protein MNSEGNPKRKRLRTLSQIESQRSPLKMRSPVKNSGKIQFTSAYALLKQFQIKREHVLAVCGDSSKHETRKKGKMSTKKVTRVGDEGQSKMPTKKITNNKDKVINEDEGQIKMPTKKSIEENHVVNMKANEHEALGGKKLTRKKVPMKNSKAEDGKANMNSNDGDGQSKKPTDKKMLMKKSNEEDGNEEEQHKIESLIPAMTLDEFFKKYGISLDENDEEYEYDNDDHNPSVGDSSDSQHVIFEIGTKRKKARGPTQLKHIHAMETPIELTWYNGRPIGPTKTQVQLFSRFLGTLARNSNLVTLLYTNWQAVSSETKTSMLDYAKSKYNIPSDAEPWVIDTIGEAWKQFKKRIKKCHYTPYSSFREMMKNRPMTIPELHFRKLVQFWRLDISKVISDINRENRSKQKWNHRMGPVSFELVRAELRAKKEDNEDPSQAEMFVVTRTNKKGETDSGTQETIDHIQNLKQAGYSDDDAVQTVFGKERHGRVRFYGRSVTKSSLKKDKQIRQMQQQHTEVVSTMEKNQTNLTSKLDGLTNLIKTLLQQVNPGMSAEQVQVMIEAAQQSPPDASSAPNDARRSIPPSLGSNHVSKDFEQEDMM; from the exons ATGAACAGTGAAGGAAATCCCAAAAGAAAAAGGCTCAGGACCCTTTCACAAATAGAGTCACAAAGAAGTCCCTTGAAGATGAGGAGTCCAgtaaaaaattcaggaaaaattCAATTCACAAGTGCTTATGCATTGCTGAAACAATTTCAAATCAAAAGGGAACATGTTCTAGCTGTATGTGGGGATAGTAGCAAACATGAGACAAGGAAAAAGGGCAAGATGTCAACAAAGAAGGTGACAAGAGTTGGCGATGAAGGTCAAAGCAAAATGCCAACCAAGAAGATAACAAACAACAAGGACAAGGTGATCAATGAAGATGAGGGTCAAATCAAGATGCCAACGAAGAAATCCATAGAAGAAAATCATGTAGTCAATATGAAAGCCAATGAACATGAGGCCCTAGGTGGGAAGAAGCTGACTAGGAAGAAGGTGCCAATGAAGAATTCAAAGGCAGAAGATGGTAAAGCCAATATGAATTCCAATGACGGTGATGGTCAAAGCAAGAAGCCGACCGATAAGAAGATGCTAATGAAGAAATCAAATGAAGAAGATGGCAACGAAGAAGAACAACACAAGATTGAGTCTCTTATCCCAGCTATGACTCtagatgaattcttcaaaaaatATGGGATATCATTGGACGAAAACGATGAAGAATATGAATATGATAATGATGATCACAATCCAAGTGTTGGGGATAGTAGTGACAGTCAACACG TGATATTCGAAATAGGTACTAAAAGGAAAAAAGCTCGTGGTCCCACCCAACTCAAGCATATTCATGCCATGGAGACTCCAATAGAGTTAACATGGTACAATGGCAGACCCATAGGCCCAACAAAGACACAAGTTCAACTATTTAGTCGGTTCTTGGGCACACTTGCAAGAAACTCTAATTTGGTCACCTTATTATATACTAATTGGCAAGCTGTGTCAAGTGAGACTAAAACTTCAATGTTGGATTATGCAAAG TCCAAATATAACATCCCTAGTGATGCTGAGCCTTGGGTGATAGATACCATCGGAGAAGCATGGAAGCAATTTAAGAAACGCATAAAAAAATGTCACTATACACCATACAGCTCATTCAGAGAGATGATGAAAAATCGTCCAATGACTATACCTGAActgcattttcgaaaattagttcaattttggAGGCTTGATATCAGCAAA GTTATTTCTGACATAAATCGTGAAAACAGATCCAAGCAAAAATGGAATCATCGAATGGGTCCAGTTAGTTTTGAGTTAGTACGGGCTGAATTG CGTGCAAAGAAAGAGGACAACGAAGATCCATCACAAGCTGAGATGTTTGTTGTAACTCGTACAAACAAAAAAGGAGAGACTGATTCAGGAACACAAGAGACGATT GATCATATTCAAAATTTGAAACAAGCAGGATACAGTGATGATGATGCAGTTCAAACAGTTTTTGGAAAGGAAAGACATGGTAGAGTTCGTTTCTATGGTCGATCAGTCACAAAATCCTCTCTTAAAAAGGATAAGCAGATCCGACAAATGCAACAACAACATACTGAAGTGGTTTCAACTATGGAGAAAAATCAAACTAACTTAACTTCCAAGTTGGATGGTTTAACAAACTTGATTAAAACGTTGTTGCAACAAGTCAATCCTGGTATGAGTGCAGAACAAGTGCAAGTAATGATAGAAGCCGCCCAACAATCTCCACCTGATGCGAGTAGTGCACCAAATGATGCGCGGCGAAGCATTCCTCCTTCACTTGGATCGAACCATGTATCAAAGGATTTCGAA
- the LOC112715573 gene encoding uncharacterized protein isoform X7 produces the protein MNSEGNPKRKRLRTLSQIESQRSPLKMRSPVKNSGKIQFTSAYALLKQFQIKREHVLAVCGDSSKHETRKKGKMSTKKVTRVGDEGQSKMPTKKITNNKDKVINEDEGQIKMPTKKSIEENHVVNMKANEHEALGGKKLTRKKVPMKNSKAEDGKANMNSNDGDGQSKKPTDKKMLMKKSNEEDGNEEEQHKIESLIPAMTLDEFFKKYGISLDENDEEYEYDNDDHNPSVGDSSDSQHGTKRKKARGPTQLKHIHAMETPIELTWYNGRPIGPTKTQVQLFSRFLGTLARNSNLVTLLYTNWQAVSSETKTSMLDYAKSKYNIPSDAEPWVIDTIGEAWKQFKKRIKKCHYTPYSSFREMMKNRPMTIPELHFRKLVQFWRLDISKVISDINRENRSKQKWNHRMGPVSFELVRAELRAKKEDNEDPSQAEMFVVTRTNKKGETDSGTQETIDHIQNLKQAGYSDDDAVQTVFGKERHGRVRFYGRSVTKSSLKKDKQIRQMQQQHTEVVSTMEKNQTNLTSKLDGLTNLIKTLLQQVNPGMSAEQVQVMIEAAQQSPPDASSAPNDARRSIPPSLGSNHVSKDFEQEDMM, from the exons ATGAACAGTGAAGGAAATCCCAAAAGAAAAAGGCTCAGGACCCTTTCACAAATAGAGTCACAAAGAAGTCCCTTGAAGATGAGGAGTCCAgtaaaaaattcaggaaaaattCAATTCACAAGTGCTTATGCATTGCTGAAACAATTTCAAATCAAAAGGGAACATGTTCTAGCTGTATGTGGGGATAGTAGCAAACATGAGACAAGGAAAAAGGGCAAGATGTCAACAAAGAAGGTGACAAGAGTTGGCGATGAAGGTCAAAGCAAAATGCCAACCAAGAAGATAACAAACAACAAGGACAAGGTGATCAATGAAGATGAGGGTCAAATCAAGATGCCAACGAAGAAATCCATAGAAGAAAATCATGTAGTCAATATGAAAGCCAATGAACATGAGGCCCTAGGTGGGAAGAAGCTGACTAGGAAGAAGGTGCCAATGAAGAATTCAAAGGCAGAAGATGGTAAAGCCAATATGAATTCCAATGACGGTGATGGTCAAAGCAAGAAGCCGACCGATAAGAAGATGCTAATGAAGAAATCAAATGAAGAAGATGGCAACGAAGAAGAACAACACAAGATTGAGTCTCTTATCCCAGCTATGACTCtagatgaattcttcaaaaaatATGGGATATCATTGGACGAAAACGATGAAGAATATGAATATGATAATGATGATCACAATCCAAGTGTTGGGGATAGTAGTGACAGTCAACACG GTACTAAAAGGAAAAAAGCTCGTGGTCCCACCCAACTCAAGCATATTCATGCCATGGAGACTCCAATAGAGTTAACATGGTACAATGGCAGACCCATAGGCCCAACAAAGACACAAGTTCAACTATTTAGTCGGTTCTTGGGCACACTTGCAAGAAACTCTAATTTGGTCACCTTATTATATACTAATTGGCAAGCTGTGTCAAGTGAGACTAAAACTTCAATGTTGGATTATGCAAAG TCCAAATATAACATCCCTAGTGATGCTGAGCCTTGGGTGATAGATACCATCGGAGAAGCATGGAAGCAATTTAAGAAACGCATAAAAAAATGTCACTATACACCATACAGCTCATTCAGAGAGATGATGAAAAATCGTCCAATGACTATACCTGAActgcattttcgaaaattagttcaattttggAGGCTTGATATCAGCAAA GTTATTTCTGACATAAATCGTGAAAACAGATCCAAGCAAAAATGGAATCATCGAATGGGTCCAGTTAGTTTTGAGTTAGTACGGGCTGAATTG CGTGCAAAGAAAGAGGACAACGAAGATCCATCACAAGCTGAGATGTTTGTTGTAACTCGTACAAACAAAAAAGGAGAGACTGATTCAGGAACACAAGAGACGATT GATCATATTCAAAATTTGAAACAAGCAGGATACAGTGATGATGATGCAGTTCAAACAGTTTTTGGAAAGGAAAGACATGGTAGAGTTCGTTTCTATGGTCGATCAGTCACAAAATCCTCTCTTAAAAAGGATAAGCAGATCCGACAAATGCAACAACAACATACTGAAGTGGTTTCAACTATGGAGAAAAATCAAACTAACTTAACTTCCAAGTTGGATGGTTTAACAAACTTGATTAAAACGTTGTTGCAACAAGTCAATCCTGGTATGAGTGCAGAACAAGTGCAAGTAATGATAGAAGCCGCCCAACAATCTCCACCTGATGCGAGTAGTGCACCAAATGATGCGCGGCGAAGCATTCCTCCTTCACTTGGATCGAACCATGTATCAAAGGATTTCGAA
- the LOC112715573 gene encoding uncharacterized protein isoform X6: MNSEGNPKRKRLRTLSQIESQRSPLKMRSPVKNSGKIQFTSAYALLKQFQIKREHVLAVCGDSSKHETRKKGKMSTKKVTRVGDEGQSKMPTKKITNNKDKVINEDEGQIKMPTKKSIEENHVVNMKANEHEALGGKKLTRKKVPMKNSKAEDGKANMNSNDGDGQSKKPTDKKMLMKKSNEEDGNEEEQHKIESLIPAMTLDEFFKKYGISLDENDEEYEYDNDDHNPSVGDSSDSQHVIFEIGTKRKKARGPTQLKHIHAMETPIELTWYNGRPIGPTKTQVQLFSRFLGTLARNSNLVTLLYTNWQAVSSETKTSMLDYAKSKYNIPSDAEPWVIDTIGEAWKQFKKRIKKCHYTPYSSFREMMKNRPMTIPELHFRKLVQFWRLDISKVISDINRENRSKQKWNHRMGPVSFELVRAELRAKKEDNEDPSQAEMFVVTRTNKKGETDSGTQETIDHIQNLKQAGYSDDDAVQTVFGKERHGRVRFYGRSVTKSSLKKDKQIRQMQQQHTEVVSTMEKNQTNLTSKLDGLTNLIKTLLQQVNPGMSAEQVQVMIEAAQQSPPDASSAPNDARRSIPPSLGSNHVSKDFEEDMM, from the exons ATGAACAGTGAAGGAAATCCCAAAAGAAAAAGGCTCAGGACCCTTTCACAAATAGAGTCACAAAGAAGTCCCTTGAAGATGAGGAGTCCAgtaaaaaattcaggaaaaattCAATTCACAAGTGCTTATGCATTGCTGAAACAATTTCAAATCAAAAGGGAACATGTTCTAGCTGTATGTGGGGATAGTAGCAAACATGAGACAAGGAAAAAGGGCAAGATGTCAACAAAGAAGGTGACAAGAGTTGGCGATGAAGGTCAAAGCAAAATGCCAACCAAGAAGATAACAAACAACAAGGACAAGGTGATCAATGAAGATGAGGGTCAAATCAAGATGCCAACGAAGAAATCCATAGAAGAAAATCATGTAGTCAATATGAAAGCCAATGAACATGAGGCCCTAGGTGGGAAGAAGCTGACTAGGAAGAAGGTGCCAATGAAGAATTCAAAGGCAGAAGATGGTAAAGCCAATATGAATTCCAATGACGGTGATGGTCAAAGCAAGAAGCCGACCGATAAGAAGATGCTAATGAAGAAATCAAATGAAGAAGATGGCAACGAAGAAGAACAACACAAGATTGAGTCTCTTATCCCAGCTATGACTCtagatgaattcttcaaaaaatATGGGATATCATTGGACGAAAACGATGAAGAATATGAATATGATAATGATGATCACAATCCAAGTGTTGGGGATAGTAGTGACAGTCAACACG TGATATTCGAAATAGGTACTAAAAGGAAAAAAGCTCGTGGTCCCACCCAACTCAAGCATATTCATGCCATGGAGACTCCAATAGAGTTAACATGGTACAATGGCAGACCCATAGGCCCAACAAAGACACAAGTTCAACTATTTAGTCGGTTCTTGGGCACACTTGCAAGAAACTCTAATTTGGTCACCTTATTATATACTAATTGGCAAGCTGTGTCAAGTGAGACTAAAACTTCAATGTTGGATTATGCAAAG TCCAAATATAACATCCCTAGTGATGCTGAGCCTTGGGTGATAGATACCATCGGAGAAGCATGGAAGCAATTTAAGAAACGCATAAAAAAATGTCACTATACACCATACAGCTCATTCAGAGAGATGATGAAAAATCGTCCAATGACTATACCTGAActgcattttcgaaaattagttcaattttggAGGCTTGATATCAGCAAA GTTATTTCTGACATAAATCGTGAAAACAGATCCAAGCAAAAATGGAATCATCGAATGGGTCCAGTTAGTTTTGAGTTAGTACGGGCTGAATTG CGTGCAAAGAAAGAGGACAACGAAGATCCATCACAAGCTGAGATGTTTGTTGTAACTCGTACAAACAAAAAAGGAGAGACTGATTCAGGAACACAAGAGACGATT GATCATATTCAAAATTTGAAACAAGCAGGATACAGTGATGATGATGCAGTTCAAACAGTTTTTGGAAAGGAAAGACATGGTAGAGTTCGTTTCTATGGTCGATCAGTCACAAAATCCTCTCTTAAAAAGGATAAGCAGATCCGACAAATGCAACAACAACATACTGAAGTGGTTTCAACTATGGAGAAAAATCAAACTAACTTAACTTCCAAGTTGGATGGTTTAACAAACTTGATTAAAACGTTGTTGCAACAAGTCAATCCTGGTATGAGTGCAGAACAAGTGCAAGTAATGATAGAAGCCGCCCAACAATCTCCACCTGATGCGAGTAGTGCACCAAATGATGCGCGGCGAAGCATTCCTCCTTCACTTGGATCGAACCATGTATCAAAGGATTTCGAA